The Desulfovibrio inopinatus DSM 10711 genome includes a region encoding these proteins:
- a CDS encoding BrnA antitoxin family protein produces MPTKYKENGQTIVRYTEEELRDLPSQIDWERVTIRLDHDVLQWFRTKKKKGYQTAINAVLKAFVESQKQNEA; encoded by the coding sequence ATGCCGACAAAATATAAAGAAAACGGACAAACCATTGTTCGCTATACCGAAGAGGAACTGCGCGACCTCCCATCTCAAATCGATTGGGAGCGCGTCACAATCCGGCTCGACCATGACGTTTTACAGTGGTTTCGGACAAAGAAAAAGAAAGGCTATCAGACCGCCATCAACGCTGTTTTGAAAGCCTTTGTCGAAAGCCAGAAACAGAACGAAGCCTAG
- a CDS encoding ATP-binding cassette domain-containing protein: MNRFSGLTIKELLERFPWAEDFFTSHEIDCSKWQESSLDALCVSLGEEFFSEIGSSPSRFSEDFFLFIQEMKSLEETVGNQIQSIRILPGLNKMGEPESHEVVLNQGKLTAIVGPTGSGKSRLLEDIECLAQADTPTKRKILVDERVPSYDTRFSNEGRLIAQLSQNMNFVMDLSVQDFLIMHAESRLVENIGELVETIFEKANELAGEPFSKTTPITQLSGGQSRALMIADTALLSQAPIILIDEIENAGVDKSKALDLFVDNNKIVLIATHDPFLALSTDQRIIIRNGGIDKVILTTSEEKKKLVELKKLDDAAMQLRTRLRRGEVIC, translated from the coding sequence ATGAACAGATTTTCTGGACTGACGATAAAAGAACTTCTTGAACGGTTTCCCTGGGCTGAGGATTTTTTTACTTCCCACGAAATTGATTGTTCGAAATGGCAAGAAAGTTCCCTTGATGCACTCTGTGTTTCCTTAGGTGAAGAATTTTTTTCTGAAATAGGTTCGAGCCCCTCCCGTTTCTCAGAAGATTTTTTTCTTTTTATTCAGGAAATGAAATCTCTTGAAGAAACAGTCGGCAACCAAATCCAGTCTATTCGAATTTTACCCGGTTTGAATAAAATGGGTGAGCCTGAATCCCATGAAGTGGTACTCAACCAGGGAAAGCTTACTGCCATTGTCGGGCCAACAGGTTCAGGGAAAAGCAGACTTTTGGAAGATATCGAATGCCTGGCTCAAGCAGACACCCCGACAAAAAGAAAAATTCTGGTCGATGAGCGAGTACCGTCCTATGACACACGTTTCTCCAATGAAGGCCGGCTCATTGCACAGCTCTCACAAAACATGAATTTTGTTATGGACCTCTCCGTCCAAGATTTCCTCATCATGCATGCCGAAAGCAGACTGGTCGAGAATATTGGAGAGCTGGTTGAAACCATCTTTGAAAAGGCCAATGAATTAGCAGGAGAGCCTTTTAGTAAAACAACTCCGATCACACAGCTCTCAGGCGGGCAAAGCCGAGCGCTCATGATTGCCGATACCGCACTGCTCAGTCAGGCCCCCATTATTCTCATTGATGAAATAGAAAATGCCGGAGTGGATAAAAGCAAAGCGCTCGATCTTTTTGTTGATAACAATAAAATCGTTCTCATCGCGACCCACGACCCTTTTCTTGCTCTCAGTACAGACCAGAGAATTATCATTCGAAACGGAGGAATCGATAAGGTCATCCTCACAACCAGTGAAGAGAAAAAAAAGCTCGTCGAACTCAAAAAACTCGACGATGCCGCAATGCAGCTCCGCACACGCCTTCGCCGAGGAGAGGTTATTTGTTGA
- a CDS encoding GTP-binding protein, with protein MRFITVSGPPSSGKTSVIVKTIEELQRNDLKCGVVKFDCLSAQDQLVYHTKGIPVKVGLSGNLCPDHFYVSNIEAAVTWAQNEQFDYLITESAGLCNRCSPHIKNILAVCVVDNLSGVNTPKKIGPMLKSADIVVITKGDIVSQAEREVFAFRIRQVNPRARLIQFNGVTGQGSFYLKEAFSETGAIDSLKGASLRFTMPGALCSYCLGERAIGEDKQIGISRLMEFNG; from the coding sequence ATGAGATTTATAACGGTCTCTGGGCCTCCTTCATCGGGGAAGACCAGTGTCATTGTAAAAACCATAGAGGAGCTTCAACGAAATGATTTGAAATGTGGAGTTGTAAAGTTTGATTGTCTCTCTGCACAAGACCAGCTTGTTTACCACACAAAGGGGATTCCTGTTAAAGTCGGACTTTCCGGCAATCTCTGTCCTGACCACTTTTATGTGAGTAATATCGAGGCTGCTGTCACATGGGCTCAGAATGAACAATTCGATTATCTCATCACGGAAAGCGCAGGGCTCTGCAACCGCTGCTCTCCCCATATCAAAAACATTCTTGCGGTTTGCGTTGTCGATAATTTGAGCGGCGTCAATACTCCCAAAAAGATTGGGCCCATGCTCAAGTCGGCCGATATTGTCGTAATTACCAAGGGTGATATTGTTTCCCAAGCAGAGCGCGAAGTTTTTGCGTTCAGAATCCGTCAGGTCAATCCGCGAGCACGGCTTATTCAGTTCAATGGTGTCACAGGACAAGGGAGCTTTTATCTCAAAGAAGCTTTTTCTGAGACAGGGGCAATCGATTCTCTTAAAGGAGCGAGTCTCCGTTTCACCATGCCCGGCGCACTATGTTCATACTGCCTTGGCGAGAGAGCAATCGGTGAGGATAAACAAATCGGCATTTCAAGACTCATGGAATTTAATGGATAA
- a CDS encoding ABC transporter substrate-binding protein, with amino-acid sequence MDNVSTKIHENMSVYEILTTYPYLINLFKEHGLGKFERPEILEKLGPLLKLKTPLSMMKINKKVFIDLLNQTIEKHETGSDFTLSENPEYQKNLTLLALLPCGLKMPFSRAFDVFASEYNENHSDSLKYLLEGNVNHELSYYQYIDSIESFDELPDVIISSDINSFYHKPFQQGFLEKKGFVSLYPDTLHDDFEKISYEDPEHQFTMLSANLLVLVSIDELLEGKPGIESWKDILKPEFQNSVVMRGQAEFFCNGVLLPFYALFGMEGIVDLACSVRTGVHPSEMVKMIDSGKRDVAPLYIMPYFFARKIKDKGRISIRIPKEGAIVSPVQMLVKKSAQERVRDITDFLCSVEFGQLCADAYFPSVHPDVRNTTSHIEKLYWIGWEFLKQNDIGELKKRIEEIFMKEFHKTGGFV; translated from the coding sequence ATGGACAATGTATCCACGAAAATACACGAGAACATGAGTGTTTATGAAATCTTGACGACATATCCTTATCTTATCAATTTATTCAAAGAACATGGTCTCGGCAAATTTGAACGACCCGAAATCCTTGAAAAATTGGGACCACTTTTAAAGTTGAAAACCCCTTTGTCGATGATGAAGATCAATAAAAAGGTGTTCATAGATCTCCTCAACCAAACCATAGAAAAGCATGAAACGGGTAGTGACTTTACGTTGTCAGAAAATCCGGAGTATCAGAAAAATTTAACATTGCTCGCACTGTTGCCGTGTGGTTTAAAAATGCCTTTTTCGAGAGCATTCGATGTTTTTGCTTCAGAATATAATGAAAATCATAGCGATTCATTAAAGTACTTGCTTGAAGGCAATGTAAATCACGAGCTTTCATACTATCAATACATCGACTCCATCGAGTCGTTTGATGAGCTTCCAGATGTCATCATCAGCTCTGATATTAACAGCTTTTATCACAAACCTTTTCAGCAAGGCTTTCTTGAAAAAAAAGGATTTGTAAGCCTGTATCCCGACACACTTCACGATGATTTTGAAAAAATCAGTTACGAGGATCCCGAACATCAATTCACCATGCTTTCGGCAAACCTTCTGGTTCTGGTTTCCATTGATGAGTTGCTTGAGGGAAAACCTGGTATTGAGTCATGGAAAGACATTTTAAAACCTGAGTTTCAAAACAGTGTCGTCATGCGGGGACAGGCTGAATTCTTCTGCAATGGTGTTTTACTTCCATTTTATGCTCTCTTTGGAATGGAGGGTATTGTAGATCTTGCTTGCTCGGTACGAACAGGTGTCCACCCCTCAGAGATGGTCAAGATGATCGACAGTGGCAAGCGTGATGTTGCTCCACTCTATATAATGCCATACTTTTTTGCTCGAAAGATCAAAGATAAAGGCCGTATCTCTATCCGTATTCCCAAAGAAGGAGCAATTGTCAGCCCTGTGCAGATGCTCGTCAAAAAAAGCGCTCAAGAGAGAGTTCGGGACATTACAGACTTCCTGTGCAGCGTCGAATTCGGTCAGTTGTGCGCAGATGCATATTTCCCCTCGGTACATCCGGATGTACGCAACACGACGTCCCATATTGAAAAACTGTATTGGATTGGCTGGGAGTTCTTGAAGCAGAACGACATTGGTGAGCTGAAAAAGCGCATAGAAGAAATATTCATGAAAGAGTTCCATAAAACCGGGGGATTTGTATGA